One bacterium DNA segment encodes these proteins:
- a CDS encoding tRNA-(ms[2]io[6]A)-hydroxylase produces the protein MLHLASETDPDWLPRAASNLDDVLLDHAHCEKKAAGAAIKLLFAYPHHRFLQEPLAELAREELEHFQQVLSILDARGVKYQTIRPSPYGMALHAKVRRDEPDRLLDLLCVSALIEARSCERFQLLAEGLGDADRDARGLYSSLLASEARHHGIYLALASELVGRAAAEARLDEIGRHEAEVVGAPCEWVRLHAG, from the coding sequence GTGCTCCACCTCGCCTCCGAAACCGACCCCGACTGGCTGCCCCGCGCCGCGTCCAATCTCGACGACGTGCTGCTCGACCATGCGCACTGCGAGAAGAAGGCGGCGGGCGCGGCGATCAAGCTGCTCTTCGCGTATCCCCATCACCGGTTCCTGCAGGAACCCCTCGCGGAGCTCGCCCGCGAGGAGCTCGAACACTTCCAGCAGGTGCTCTCGATCCTCGACGCGCGCGGCGTGAAGTACCAGACGATCCGACCGAGTCCCTACGGCATGGCGCTGCACGCGAAGGTGCGTCGCGACGAGCCCGACCGGTTGCTGGATCTGCTCTGCGTGTCCGCACTGATCGAGGCCCGCAGCTGCGAGCGCTTCCAGCTGCTGGCCGAGGGCCTCGGAGACGCCGATCGGGATGCTCGTGGACTCTATTCCTCGCTGCTCGCGAGCGAGGCCCGCCACCACGGGATCTACCTCGCGCTCGCGAGCGAGCTCGTCGGGCGGGCGGCCGCCGAAGCGCGTCTCGACGAGATCGGTCGGCACGAGGCCGAGGTGGTCGGGGCGCCCTGCGAGTGGGTGAGGCTGCATGCCGGCTGA
- a CDS encoding DUF1214 domain-containing protein has protein sequence MGRNLLVAVLALSLVVSTGAAVFFYRLASLQAPPPVGDARAELEALSSYAAWHRLVETLREAGAATVGDGPYGAPTEQDAIDRFQGLLAILSNTARMPFTDDPARPVITTFDLQPALTKVGGNSPDAEYHGFTVSPDYTYRLTGRRSRAPFSNIQVQSMRFDAVAMRPSISLASSLRADEIGYDADDRFEILIARTRPEDWIGDFLSMDDDSFNVTIREYHHDLEAEGDPDLAVEVIGPVPPPARLTDEVVAARLQRVAGMSRFWFSSRDWMPELLEPTALNTFPDTTRARGDEEDLGLNADVRYRVGAWRLADDEVLIVEGRFPPETPYWIFQIEDRWHETADFRSRRVHLNDATVAPTADGGFQIVIAPGPVDHANALDTGGRTDGFMSFRWVPVGEAPGRLDVRTRVASREAI, from the coding sequence TTGGGCCGAAACCTCCTCGTCGCCGTCCTCGCGCTCTCGCTGGTCGTGAGCACGGGCGCCGCGGTCTTCTTCTATCGCTTGGCCTCGTTGCAGGCACCGCCGCCGGTCGGCGACGCACGCGCCGAGCTCGAAGCGCTCTCCTCGTACGCCGCCTGGCACCGGCTCGTCGAGACCCTGCGAGAGGCGGGGGCCGCGACCGTGGGGGACGGACCGTACGGCGCGCCGACCGAACAGGACGCGATCGATCGCTTCCAGGGCCTGCTCGCGATCCTGTCGAATACCGCGCGCATGCCGTTCACCGACGACCCCGCCCGCCCCGTGATCACGACCTTCGACCTCCAGCCGGCGCTCACCAAGGTCGGCGGCAACAGCCCCGACGCGGAGTACCACGGGTTCACCGTCTCACCCGACTACACGTACCGGCTGACGGGGCGGCGCAGTCGCGCGCCCTTCTCGAACATCCAGGTGCAGTCGATGCGATTCGACGCGGTCGCGATGCGTCCGTCCATCTCGCTGGCTTCGAGTCTGCGGGCCGACGAGATCGGCTACGACGCCGACGACCGCTTCGAGATCCTGATCGCGCGGACGCGCCCGGAGGATTGGATCGGCGACTTCCTGTCGATGGACGACGACAGCTTCAACGTGACGATTCGCGAGTATCACCACGATCTCGAGGCCGAAGGCGACCCGGACCTGGCCGTCGAAGTGATCGGGCCGGTGCCGCCGCCGGCGCGCCTGACGGACGAAGTCGTCGCCGCCCGCCTCCAGCGGGTCGCGGGCATGAGCCGCTTCTGGTTCTCGTCCCGCGACTGGATGCCGGAACTCCTCGAGCCGACGGCGCTCAACACCTTCCCCGATACGACCCGCGCGCGGGGCGACGAAGAAGACCTCGGGCTGAACGCCGACGTTCGCTATCGCGTCGGTGCCTGGCGCCTGGCCGACGACGAAGTCCTGATCGTCGAGGGTCGTTTTCCGCCGGAGACGCCCTACTGGATCTTCCAGATCGAGGACCGCTGGCACGAGACCGCCGACTTCCGCAGCCGACGCGTCCACCTGAACGACGCGACCGTCGCCCCGACGGCCGACGGCGGGTTCCAGATCGTGATCGCGCCCGGCCCCGTCGACCACGCCAACGCGCTCGACACCGGCGGAAGGACCGACGGATTCATGAGCTTCCGCTGGGTGCCGGTCGGCGAGGCGCCAGGCCGGCTCGACGTGCGCACCCGGGTCGCCTCGCGCGAAGCGATCTAG
- a CDS encoding aldo/keto reductase family protein, protein MRTRALGRSGLRVSEMSLGSWLTLGTRVDDDQTTRLVHRAFDLGINLFDTADVYQDGLAEETLGHAIASLPRSEVFVATKCFFPMSDRPDESGLSREHVTRSVEHSLKRLGVERIDLHQCHRFDPDTALEETVRTYGALTRQGKVRHWGVSQWTPSQISDACALADEIGTPRPVSNQPEYSILSRGIERDVIPTSAREGLSQIVFSPLAQGTLTGKYSGGRIPEQSRADDPKRNRWMGRGLDADILDRVDRLAPLATGLGISLAQLALAWCLREPTVASVIIGATRMEQLEENAGAVGVTLPDDVVRAIDDLFPAPSADRPDVPESVSGLA, encoded by the coding sequence ATGCGAACACGCGCGTTGGGGCGAAGTGGACTCCGGGTGAGCGAGATGTCGCTCGGCTCCTGGCTCACCCTGGGCACGCGTGTCGACGACGACCAGACGACCCGTCTCGTCCACCGCGCTTTCGACCTCGGCATCAACCTCTTCGACACCGCCGACGTCTACCAGGACGGGCTGGCGGAGGAGACCCTCGGCCACGCGATCGCGAGCCTGCCGCGGAGCGAGGTCTTCGTCGCGACCAAGTGCTTCTTCCCCATGTCCGATCGGCCGGACGAGAGCGGACTCTCCCGCGAGCACGTCACCCGAAGCGTCGAGCACTCGCTGAAGCGGCTGGGCGTCGAGCGGATCGATCTCCACCAGTGCCACCGGTTCGATCCGGACACCGCCCTCGAAGAGACGGTCCGAACCTACGGCGCGCTGACCCGGCAGGGCAAGGTCCGCCACTGGGGCGTGTCCCAGTGGACGCCGTCCCAGATCTCCGACGCCTGCGCGCTGGCCGACGAAATCGGGACCCCCCGGCCGGTCTCGAACCAGCCCGAGTACTCGATCCTCTCGCGCGGCATCGAGCGCGACGTGATCCCGACCAGTGCGCGCGAAGGGCTGTCCCAGATCGTCTTCAGCCCTCTCGCCCAGGGGACGCTCACGGGCAAGTACAGCGGCGGCCGGATCCCCGAACAGAGCCGAGCCGACGACCCCAAGCGCAATCGTTGGATGGGTCGGGGTCTCGACGCCGACATTCTCGACCGCGTCGACCGACTCGCTCCGCTGGCGACGGGTCTCGGGATCTCCCTCGCGCAGCTCGCCCTCGCCTGGTGCCTCCGGGAGCCGACGGTCGCGAGCGTCATCATCGGCGCGACACGGATGGAACAGCTGGAAGAGAACGCCGGAGCCGTCGGCGTGACGCTCCCCGACGACGTGGTGCGCGCCATCGACGATCTCTTTCCAGCGCCGAGCGCGGACCGGCCCGACGTGCCGGAATCGGTGAGCGGGCTGGCATGA
- a CDS encoding AAA family ATPase has translation MTDRRIQADRAANIWSSFQRNVDPLARGATIVPAPVIDADSIGGLASAKEEILTYAYAQTSPEVYGRWGTFPPSAMLMIGRAGSGKTLLAEYLAARTETAFVRVDVPRMVLDVIHGANKIGELVQGWSQTLEEMPPVTVYFDELDFTRAHEMGKRASELPIGPIMDLLFELIDRSLSVDECLVIGSTSHPDTLTEAFLTPGRFERIVEVNPLFPDDVIEALRIHSVSAESRADRALFGEIDWGKVVNNTREPSIGDWIRILHAVLRRKARLDAAGETPEVVANDDFARELSRFRQANTRIRTDGGNYL, from the coding sequence ATGACGGACAGACGCATCCAGGCGGACCGAGCGGCGAACATCTGGTCCAGCTTCCAGCGGAATGTAGATCCCCTGGCGCGGGGAGCCACGATCGTGCCGGCGCCGGTGATCGATGCGGATTCGATCGGAGGTCTGGCGAGCGCGAAAGAGGAGATCCTCACCTACGCTTATGCCCAGACGAGCCCTGAGGTCTACGGCCGCTGGGGGACCTTTCCGCCCAGCGCGATGCTGATGATCGGACGGGCCGGCAGCGGAAAGACGCTCCTCGCGGAGTACCTGGCGGCTCGAACCGAGACGGCCTTCGTCCGCGTCGACGTGCCGCGGATGGTCCTCGACGTGATCCACGGCGCGAACAAGATCGGCGAGCTGGTCCAGGGCTGGTCGCAGACCCTCGAGGAAATGCCCCCGGTCACGGTCTATTTCGACGAGCTCGACTTCACCCGCGCCCACGAGATGGGCAAACGGGCCTCCGAGCTCCCGATCGGGCCGATCATGGACCTGCTCTTCGAGCTGATCGATCGATCGCTCTCGGTCGACGAGTGCCTCGTGATCGGCAGCACGAGCCACCCGGACACGCTGACCGAGGCGTTCCTCACCCCGGGACGCTTCGAGCGGATCGTCGAGGTCAATCCGCTCTTCCCCGACGACGTGATCGAGGCGCTGCGGATTCATTCGGTCTCCGCGGAATCCCGCGCCGACCGTGCGCTCTTCGGCGAGATCGACTGGGGCAAGGTCGTGAACAACACGCGGGAGCCCTCGATCGGGGACTGGATCCGGATCCTGCATGCGGTCCTGCGACGGAAGGCGCGCCTGGATGCCGCGGGCGAGACGCCGGAGGTCGTCGCGAACGACGACTTCGCCCGGGAGCTCAGCCGCTTCCGCCAGGCCAACACGCGCATCCGGACCGACGGCGGGAACTATCTATAA
- a CDS encoding DMT family transporter, which yields MAIPWKLANDVGTPAHSVFVLLLVAATGNTLLSVGQRLRGPMRGGRIGLIDLGVAIGLAGFTLAGNHLAALAVQTMSPSMMNLLLRAELPLTAVAAWIFLGERAPGRFWVGTAIAAAGLVLLQGAPEGDVGALRLDALGLALASAACFGSLAVVTRAFVHRIDVVGVNAIRLWLAVGLWFVFNDPSGLAGIPEAQWRYATLAAIAGPFLGRLTLMISARTIEARLSSLVMLLAPVLTLAPAYVLLGDWPTDRQLLGGAVMLVGIAWPLSASRR from the coding sequence ATGGCGATTCCGTGGAAGCTCGCCAATGACGTGGGGACGCCGGCGCATTCGGTGTTCGTGCTGCTGCTCGTGGCGGCGACGGGGAACACGCTCCTGTCGGTCGGGCAACGATTGCGGGGGCCGATGCGCGGCGGGCGGATCGGGCTGATCGATCTCGGGGTGGCGATCGGGCTCGCGGGCTTCACGCTGGCGGGGAACCACCTGGCGGCGTTGGCCGTCCAGACCATGTCGCCGTCGATGATGAACCTGTTGCTGCGGGCGGAGCTGCCGCTCACGGCGGTGGCGGCGTGGATCTTCCTGGGAGAGCGCGCCCCGGGACGCTTCTGGGTCGGCACGGCGATCGCGGCGGCCGGGCTCGTTCTCTTGCAGGGCGCGCCCGAGGGCGACGTCGGTGCGCTTCGCCTCGATGCGCTCGGCCTCGCCCTCGCGTCGGCGGCCTGCTTCGGTTCGCTCGCCGTCGTGACTCGCGCTTTCGTCCATCGAATCGACGTCGTGGGCGTGAACGCGATCCGGTTGTGGCTCGCGGTCGGTCTCTGGTTCGTCTTCAACGATCCGAGTGGGCTGGCCGGGATCCCCGAGGCGCAGTGGCGCTACGCGACGCTGGCTGCGATCGCGGGGCCCTTCCTCGGTCGACTCACGCTCATGATCTCGGCCCGCACGATCGAGGCGCGCCTGTCGAGTCTCGTGATGCTGCTTGCGCCGGTACTGACGCTCGCGCCGGCGTACGTGCTTCTCGGCGACTGGCCGACCGATCGACAGCTGCTCGGCGGGGCCGTCATGCTCGTGGGGATCGCCTGGCCGCTCTCCGCGTCGCGACGCTAG
- a CDS encoding glutathione S-transferase family protein, with translation MSDSVPAPGPRPTTIRLYTQSRNPYSERVAAALALKGLPFERVVSDDPEDVARWSPIARTLPVLEIDGRRKADSAVILGWIEEVAPEPPLLSSVPKTAEAQQRLAEWSNDSFTFYWNRWRTARYPQPGDDQPVDDSLLARLLGHVGRRFGKTPQTRADARELEIIGELFDRMTDLEGFLGDRTFFHADEPSVADVSVYAMLLVLRDGPIPGCAEAIADRPTLAAFLERMEARIAAAESRRLGVEA, from the coding sequence ATGAGCGACAGCGTGCCCGCGCCGGGCCCGAGACCGACCACGATCCGGCTCTACACCCAGTCGCGCAATCCGTACTCGGAACGCGTCGCGGCCGCCCTCGCGCTGAAGGGCCTGCCCTTCGAGCGGGTCGTCTCGGACGATCCGGAGGACGTGGCCCGCTGGAGTCCGATCGCGCGGACGCTGCCGGTGCTCGAGATCGACGGGCGGCGCAAGGCCGACTCGGCGGTGATCCTCGGTTGGATCGAAGAGGTGGCCCCGGAGCCGCCGCTGCTGTCGAGCGTGCCCAAGACCGCCGAGGCCCAGCAGCGCCTCGCCGAATGGTCCAACGACTCCTTCACCTTCTATTGGAATCGTTGGCGGACGGCGCGCTACCCGCAGCCGGGGGACGACCAGCCGGTCGACGACTCGCTCCTCGCCCGTCTCCTGGGTCACGTCGGGCGGCGCTTCGGCAAGACCCCTCAGACCCGCGCCGACGCCCGGGAGCTCGAGATCATCGGAGAGCTCTTCGACCGGATGACGGATCTCGAGGGCTTCCTCGGCGACCGCACCTTCTTCCACGCCGACGAGCCATCCGTCGCCGACGTCTCCGTCTACGCGATGCTGCTCGTGCTCCGGGACGGTCCCATCCCGGGCTGCGCCGAAGCGATCGCGGACCGCCCCACCCTCGCCGCTTTTCTGGAGCGCATGGAGGCGCGGATCGCAGCGGCGGAATCGCGGCGGCTCGGCGTCGAGGCCTAG
- a CDS encoding alpha/beta hydrolase: MPAEAPSDGPRPATGLDESSPRFVGTAEGRVAYHEAGDGEPALVILHGFTGHRDDFIGILPTLGERRRVLAPDLRGHGDSETGPGALGWSFEQLVNDLLAFLDAMGLERIDLLGHSVGGFVALRTALRAPERIRSLVLMCTAPETPSAMDPTGWQAAVAISAERGMDGLIPLAERAMRNDPFPGLAAWGDVERYYAHHRRRHASMTPESYREVGATFFESESLVAQLREVEMPALVLVGAQDHEWLPGADLFEQHLPAARRITIDGAEHHPHQENRAAFLEALETHLSGLEQVGQGDAN, encoded by the coding sequence ATGCCGGCTGAGGCGCCGTCCGACGGGCCGCGTCCCGCCACGGGGCTCGACGAGAGCTCCCCTCGCTTCGTCGGGACTGCCGAGGGACGCGTCGCGTATCACGAAGCGGGGGACGGCGAGCCCGCGCTGGTGATCCTCCATGGCTTCACGGGGCACCGCGACGATTTCATCGGGATCCTGCCGACCCTGGGCGAGCGGCGGCGCGTGCTGGCGCCCGATCTCCGGGGGCACGGGGATTCGGAAACGGGACCGGGGGCTTTGGGCTGGTCCTTCGAGCAGCTCGTGAACGATTTGCTGGCCTTCCTGGATGCGATGGGGCTCGAGCGGATCGACCTGCTCGGTCATTCGGTCGGCGGGTTCGTGGCGTTGCGGACGGCCCTCCGGGCGCCGGAACGGATCCGCTCCCTCGTTCTGATGTGCACGGCGCCGGAGACCCCGTCCGCGATGGACCCGACGGGCTGGCAGGCGGCCGTCGCGATCAGCGCGGAGCGCGGGATGGACGGGCTCATTCCCCTCGCCGAGCGGGCGATGCGCAACGACCCCTTTCCCGGGCTCGCGGCCTGGGGAGACGTCGAGCGCTACTACGCCCACCATCGCCGGCGACACGCGTCGATGACCCCGGAAAGCTACCGCGAGGTCGGGGCCACGTTCTTCGAGTCCGAGTCCCTGGTCGCGCAGTTGCGCGAAGTGGAGATGCCTGCCCTCGTGCTGGTGGGCGCACAGGACCACGAGTGGTTGCCTGGAGCCGATCTCTTCGAGCAACATCTGCCCGCCGCGCGCCGCATCACGATCGACGGCGCGGAGCATCATCCGCATCAGGAGAATCGCGCCGCCTTCCTCGAAGCGCTCGAGACCCATCTCAGCGGCCTCGAGCAGGTCGGGCAGGGCGACGCGAACTGA
- a CDS encoding amidohydrolase family protein, whose translation MHDLVIRGGTLIDGTGAPGATGDLAIDQGRITAVGGDVGPGQREIDATGLLVTPGFVDVHTHYDGQVSWDHLMEPSIYHGVTTVVMGNCGVGFAPARPDRHEWLIGLMEGVEDIPGTALAEGLTWDWESFPEYLDAIEKRPHSLDFAAQVPHGALRGYVMGDRGADHNERPTPDEIQEMARLTKEAILAGAVGFTTSRTVNHKTVDGEHTPSYTATSEELWGIAEGLKEAGAGVFEIVGDFPDLEPEFAMVRQMAERSGRPMSVSVAQIDERPEDWRRMLELISEAQAEGVELHAQVAPRPVGVIMSLEATFNPFIKNPVFQEAVGLPIAERAAFLADPERRAAFVRGGMIMDPRRLFRLGNPPNYEPGPEESIAALSEAAGRAPEEYALEVLLADEGTGQIFMPALNYFYGNSDHCLEMLQHPHTVPGLGDGGAHVSFISDASFSTYLLTHWARDRAAKKPGTEPIAVEYIVKRQAADTARLVGFLDRGVLAPGMKADVNVIDFDALALEAPEMRYDLPAGGKRLVQKARGYRYTIVSGEVVVEDGEPTGATPGKLVRGAQPAPATA comes from the coding sequence ATGCACGATCTCGTGATTCGCGGCGGCACGCTCATCGATGGCACCGGCGCCCCCGGCGCAACCGGGGACCTCGCGATCGACCAGGGACGCATCACCGCCGTCGGCGGGGACGTCGGCCCCGGCCAGCGCGAGATCGATGCCACCGGCCTGCTCGTCACCCCGGGCTTCGTCGACGTCCACACCCACTACGACGGACAGGTCAGCTGGGACCACCTGATGGAGCCCTCGATCTACCACGGCGTGACGACCGTCGTGATGGGCAACTGCGGCGTCGGCTTCGCGCCCGCGCGCCCCGACCGCCACGAGTGGCTGATCGGCCTGATGGAAGGGGTCGAAGACATCCCGGGCACCGCTCTCGCCGAAGGGCTCACCTGGGACTGGGAGAGCTTCCCCGAGTATCTGGACGCGATCGAGAAGCGCCCGCACTCCCTCGACTTCGCCGCGCAGGTTCCGCACGGCGCGCTGCGTGGCTACGTCATGGGCGATCGCGGCGCGGACCACAACGAACGACCGACGCCCGACGAGATCCAGGAGATGGCACGCCTCACGAAGGAGGCCATCCTCGCCGGCGCCGTCGGCTTCACGACCTCCCGGACCGTGAACCACAAGACGGTCGACGGAGAGCACACGCCCTCGTACACGGCGACCTCCGAAGAGCTCTGGGGGATCGCCGAGGGCCTGAAGGAGGCGGGGGCCGGCGTATTCGAGATCGTGGGCGACTTCCCGGATCTCGAGCCGGAGTTCGCGATGGTCCGGCAGATGGCGGAGCGCAGCGGACGCCCGATGTCCGTCTCGGTCGCGCAGATCGACGAGCGCCCCGAGGACTGGCGCCGAATGCTCGAGCTGATCAGCGAAGCCCAGGCCGAAGGCGTCGAGCTCCACGCGCAGGTCGCCCCGCGCCCGGTCGGCGTGATCATGAGCCTCGAGGCGACCTTCAATCCGTTCATCAAGAACCCGGTCTTCCAGGAAGCGGTCGGGCTCCCCATCGCCGAGCGCGCCGCGTTCCTCGCTGACCCGGAGCGCCGCGCCGCCTTCGTCCGGGGCGGGATGATCATGGACCCGAGACGCCTCTTCCGTCTCGGCAACCCGCCGAACTACGAGCCGGGCCCGGAGGAATCGATCGCCGCGCTCTCGGAAGCGGCCGGTCGCGCGCCGGAGGAGTACGCCCTCGAGGTCCTGCTCGCGGACGAGGGCACGGGACAGATCTTCATGCCCGCGCTCAACTACTTCTACGGCAACTCGGACCACTGCCTCGAGATGCTCCAGCATCCGCACACGGTCCCGGGGCTCGGCGACGGCGGCGCCCACGTGAGCTTCATCTCCGACGCGAGCTTCTCGACCTACCTGCTGACCCATTGGGCGCGCGATCGCGCGGCGAAGAAGCCCGGTACCGAACCGATCGCCGTCGAGTACATCGTGAAGCGCCAGGCCGCGGATACGGCCAGGCTCGTCGGCTTCCTCGATCGCGGCGTGCTCGCGCCGGGCATGAAGGCCGACGTGAACGTGATCGACTTCGACGCCCTCGCCCTCGAAGCGCCGGAGATGCGCTACGACCTGCCCGCCGGCGGCAAGCGTCTCGTCCAGAAGGCGCGCGGCTATCGCTACACGATCGTCTCCGGCGAGGTCGTCGTCGAGGACGGCGAGCCGACGGGCGCCACGCCGGGCAAGCTCGTACGCGGCGCACAACCGGCGCCGGCGACCGCCTGA
- a CDS encoding cytochrome P450, with the protein MAELTLDNLDIHTPELYLERGYPFAEWDLLREKAPVFWYERDDIDPFYAITRHADILEISKHSEVFVNSRRLRLQSKEDDARQDWSQRMRNESRGWDPDEVPDFIFMDDPRHRNFRLITAKQFTPAALRPLEKHFARMSHDFAQEFVTNLKAASARGETTDFVKGFAEKLPLAAIGEMMGLPDGDWKMLKQLTNVMIGAPEETWFQEGEDRNMGRIRASNEMTEYMLDVIKDRRKKGPGGEDLSSRIVFGRVDGKELTEQQLQGYLFVILAAGNETTQNAISGGMAALLQHPEQLKLLHENADDDELIVSAGEEILRWTSPVLQFARTAVEDFELNGVKIKAGEDVGMWYPSANRDPEIFDRPYAFDITRKKNRHLAFGGYGAHFCLGANLARWELRAALRALAPILPQVELVNGPERCPNLHVSAIHRLEVQAAA; encoded by the coding sequence ATGGCGGAACTCACCCTCGACAACCTCGACATCCACACCCCGGAGCTCTATCTGGAGCGCGGCTACCCCTTCGCCGAATGGGATCTCCTCCGCGAGAAGGCGCCGGTCTTCTGGTACGAGCGCGACGACATCGACCCCTTCTACGCGATCACCCGTCACGCGGACATCCTCGAGATCTCGAAACACAGCGAAGTCTTCGTGAACAGCCGCCGTCTGCGCCTTCAGTCGAAGGAAGACGATGCGCGTCAAGACTGGTCCCAGCGGATGCGCAACGAATCCCGCGGCTGGGATCCGGACGAAGTCCCGGACTTCATCTTCATGGACGACCCGCGCCACCGGAACTTCCGTCTGATCACGGCCAAGCAGTTCACCCCGGCCGCGCTCCGTCCCCTCGAGAAGCACTTCGCCCGGATGTCCCACGACTTCGCCCAGGAGTTCGTGACGAACCTGAAGGCCGCCAGCGCGCGAGGCGAGACGACGGACTTCGTGAAGGGCTTCGCCGAGAAGCTGCCCCTCGCCGCGATCGGCGAGATGATGGGCCTGCCGGACGGCGACTGGAAGATGCTCAAGCAGCTGACCAACGTGATGATCGGCGCGCCCGAAGAGACGTGGTTCCAGGAAGGCGAAGACCGCAACATGGGTCGCATCCGCGCGTCGAACGAGATGACCGAGTACATGCTCGACGTCATCAAGGACCGCAGGAAGAAGGGCCCCGGCGGTGAGGACCTCTCGAGCCGGATCGTCTTCGGAAGAGTCGACGGCAAGGAGCTGACCGAACAGCAGCTCCAGGGCTACCTCTTCGTAATCCTCGCCGCCGGCAACGAGACGACCCAGAACGCGATCAGCGGAGGAATGGCCGCCCTGCTCCAGCACCCGGAGCAGCTGAAGCTCCTCCACGAGAACGCCGACGACGATGAGCTGATCGTCTCCGCCGGCGAGGAGATCCTCCGATGGACCTCGCCCGTGCTGCAGTTCGCGCGGACGGCGGTCGAGGACTTCGAGCTGAACGGCGTGAAGATCAAGGCCGGTGAGGACGTGGGCATGTGGTACCCGTCCGCGAATCGGGACCCTGAGATCTTCGACCGACCCTACGCGTTCGACATCACGCGCAAGAAGAACCGCCACCTCGCCTTCGGCGGCTATGGCGCCCACTTCTGTCTGGGCGCGAACCTCGCGCGCTGGGAGCTGCGGGCCGCGCTACGGGCCCTCGCGCCGATCCTGCCGCAGGTGGAGCTCGTGAACGGCCCGGAGCGCTGCCCGAACCTCCACGTCTCGGCGATCCACCGCCTCGAGGTGCAGGCCGCCGCATAG
- a CDS encoding dienelactone hydrolase family protein, producing the protein MSGATEDIQITTSGGETMNAYLALPEGGGPAPGVVVWMEIFGVNDHIRDVTRRVAAEGYVALAPDFFHRTGAGLNLGYDDAGFEEGFKHLNALVADQMIADAKDAVAYLRGRDDTTDKIGVMGFCIGGHMTYLTACETDVAAAASYYGGGIAAPEGPGGAPGTLTRTGKIRGKLNCYFGSQDALIPADQVEAIKASLAENGTDHEVHIYDADHGFHCDQRGTYHEASAKDAWEKTKALFSSELR; encoded by the coding sequence ATGAGTGGAGCGACCGAGGACATCCAGATCACGACCAGCGGCGGCGAGACGATGAACGCCTATCTCGCGCTTCCCGAAGGAGGAGGACCGGCCCCCGGCGTCGTCGTCTGGATGGAGATCTTCGGCGTGAACGATCACATCCGGGACGTGACCCGACGCGTCGCCGCCGAGGGCTACGTCGCGCTCGCCCCCGACTTCTTCCACCGCACGGGTGCCGGCCTGAACCTGGGCTACGACGACGCGGGCTTCGAGGAGGGCTTCAAACACTTGAACGCCCTCGTCGCCGATCAGATGATCGCGGACGCGAAGGACGCGGTCGCCTATCTCCGCGGCCGCGACGACACGACGGACAAGATCGGCGTGATGGGCTTCTGCATCGGAGGTCACATGACCTATCTGACCGCGTGCGAGACCGACGTGGCCGCGGCCGCCTCGTACTACGGCGGCGGCATCGCCGCGCCGGAGGGGCCCGGCGGCGCGCCCGGCACGCTCACCCGCACGGGGAAGATCCGCGGCAAGCTCAACTGCTATTTCGGGAGCCAGGATGCGCTGATCCCCGCGGACCAGGTCGAGGCGATCAAGGCGTCCCTCGCCGAGAATGGCACCGACCACGAGGTCCACATCTACGACGCGGACCACGGCTTCCACTGCGACCAGCGCGGCACCTACCACGAGGCCAGCGCGAAGGACGCCTGGGAGAAGACGAAGGCGCTCTTCTCCAGCGAGCTTCGCTAG